The Methanomassiliicoccales archaeon genome has a segment encoding these proteins:
- a CDS encoding FAD-binding oxidoreductase, which yields MNDGVLSIKGKVISDERQLERFASDLSHYYIRPRLVAIPLDEHDITVAMEYAVGNGMPITPRGGGSNLSGSAVGEGLVILTREMDRLIGREDRVYSCQPGTIFNQLDKLARTEGSFIPYDPSSRAFCTIGGNVGTRASGIRSLKYGSVDTCLESIRFVNPVFGVIDTAKELPPELKQALENLAARFREDEEMLLLLETRAGLKSSSGYNLGAFLEEKTVNRMAAHLMVGSVGTLAVFTEVRLRLRPLNKDRVLYLVFFDSLPEAIRKMLPAREFGPSAFELLDSFGVKNLATLIQAPAEAKAVIMLEFDEGLNEAGAKMSALLKEAGRKSMMFKDQTLIEKIWAVRESNLLRIKHELERPELKFLSFIDDLAVPPDRLPALIERLNAIFREEGVQVIMYGHVGEGNLHVRPYIHKEDWEEVTKRLADKCFRAVLDNDGTITGEHGMGRNRSRYLCDEWGENACEYFREIKQIFDPQGIMNPGVVFTDRYLTDHLLF from the coding sequence ATGAACGACGGTGTTCTTTCCATCAAAGGAAAAGTGATATCGGACGAGAGGCAGCTGGAGAGGTTTGCCAGCGATCTAAGTCATTATTATATCAGACCTCGACTGGTCGCTATCCCGTTGGATGAGCACGATATTACGGTAGCGATGGAATACGCGGTCGGCAATGGAATGCCGATCACACCGCGAGGAGGGGGATCGAACCTATCTGGCTCTGCCGTTGGTGAAGGATTGGTCATTCTGACCCGAGAAATGGACCGTCTGATAGGAAGGGAGGACCGGGTGTACTCATGCCAACCTGGCACGATATTCAATCAGCTGGACAAGCTTGCCAGAACGGAAGGATCGTTCATCCCTTATGACCCTAGCTCCCGGGCATTCTGCACCATCGGAGGAAACGTAGGTACCAGAGCTAGCGGTATCCGTTCCCTGAAATATGGGAGCGTCGACACTTGCCTGGAATCGATCCGGTTCGTCAATCCGGTGTTCGGTGTGATCGATACCGCCAAAGAACTCCCGCCCGAGCTGAAGCAGGCGCTCGAGAACCTTGCCGCCCGTTTCCGAGAGGACGAAGAAATGCTCCTTTTGCTGGAGACCCGGGCCGGCCTAAAATCCAGCAGCGGATACAACCTGGGCGCTTTCCTGGAGGAAAAGACAGTGAACCGGATGGCCGCCCACCTTATGGTAGGTTCGGTGGGGACGCTCGCTGTCTTCACCGAGGTGCGGCTGAGATTGAGGCCCCTAAACAAGGACAGGGTCCTTTATCTGGTGTTCTTCGACTCGTTGCCAGAAGCGATCCGCAAGATGCTTCCTGCCAGAGAATTCGGCCCTTCGGCCTTCGAACTGCTCGATTCGTTCGGGGTCAAGAACCTGGCCACCCTTATCCAGGCGCCGGCCGAAGCGAAGGCGGTGATAATGCTCGAATTCGACGAGGGGTTGAACGAGGCAGGGGCGAAGATGTCCGCCCTGCTCAAAGAAGCCGGGCGCAAGAGCATGATGTTCAAGGACCAAACGCTGATCGAAAAGATATGGGCGGTTCGGGAGAGCAACCTCCTGCGGATAAAGCATGAACTGGAACGGCCAGAGCTGAAATTCCTCTCGTTCATCGATGACCTGGCGGTTCCGCCGGACCGGCTCCCGGCGCTGATCGAGAGACTGAACGCGATCTTCCGAGAGGAGGGTGTGCAGGTGATCATGTATGGCCATGTTGGCGAGGGAAACCTGCATGTCAGGCCTTACATCCACAAAGAGGACTGGGAAGAGGTCACTAAACGCCTGGCCGATAAATGCTTCCGAGCCGTGCTGGATAATGACGGCACGATCACTGGTGAGCATGGAATGGGCCGAAACCGGTCCAGGTACCTCTGCGATGAGTGGGGCGAGAATGCCTGTGAATATTTCCGTGAGATCAAACAGATATTCGATCCGCAGGGGATAATGAACCCGGGCGTGGTGTTCACGGATCGATATCTCACCGATCATCTGCTATTCTGA
- a CDS encoding ABC-F family ATP-binding cassette domain-containing protein produces the protein MIIRADSISRAFNAKEVLRSATLQINEGDRVGLVGRNGAGKTTLLKILMGELKPDTGEISIRARKICYLSQFAQEGGPDKVEDLLNSTSTSTQQEKRMAELERMMVEGPESGGMDWDSLMEEYNSLHEEMAKSSSKGNGSKTKEALESVGLDHMTDGLMSEMSGGERTKARIAQILMQAGDADLIVLDEPTSHLDIDTVEWLEEYLMNIGSGLLIVSHDRYFMDRVANQIVELEGGVTNQYSGNYSQFVEKKELEYERLKIAAEKYSTEKDRLEKMAEQQHAKLWYKSTHKVTLKRIDRMDKVEPPREDRDIKMKIDSASRGGREAIRAKNVTVELGGRKIIDSLDLDIEVGDKVGIIGPNGCGKTTLIRAVMGEIGHSGELWVAPGAKIGYFAQGHDHLNPDISAEQQLLLDLGPDEKLRARSLLARQMITGYDANRPIRTLSGGERAKVALASLIAERRNLLVLDEPTNYLDIPSKNAVESALAEYSGTMVVVTHDRYFLDAVCNKICEIRDGKAKVFPGTYTEMKGSKTFHEVVMEEAAFYKVVSSFTEWTSKRTFKPGDKVSVAPSEMPLFKWAFDNGKLKKIQGSEKKKVQL, from the coding sequence ATGATTATTCGGGCCGATTCGATTTCACGCGCCTTCAACGCTAAGGAAGTGCTACGTTCGGCCACCTTACAGATCAATGAGGGCGACCGGGTCGGGCTCGTGGGAAGGAATGGGGCTGGCAAGACCACGCTTTTAAAGATCCTCATGGGAGAGCTCAAGCCAGACACAGGAGAGATCTCCATACGGGCGAGGAAGATCTGCTATCTGTCGCAGTTCGCTCAGGAAGGCGGCCCGGACAAGGTGGAAGACCTCTTGAACAGCACCTCCACCTCGACCCAACAGGAAAAAAGGATGGCCGAGCTGGAAAGGATGATGGTCGAAGGCCCGGAGAGTGGCGGCATGGACTGGGATTCGCTCATGGAAGAGTACAACTCCCTCCATGAGGAGATGGCCAAGTCCAGCTCAAAGGGGAACGGTTCAAAAACCAAGGAAGCTCTGGAGTCGGTCGGCCTGGACCATATGACCGACGGTCTAATGTCGGAAATGAGCGGGGGGGAACGAACCAAGGCCCGCATCGCGCAGATCCTCATGCAGGCAGGGGACGCGGACCTGATCGTGCTGGATGAACCGACCAGCCATCTGGACATCGACACCGTGGAATGGTTGGAGGAGTATCTCATGAACATCGGCTCGGGGCTCCTGATCGTGTCCCACGATCGATATTTCATGGACCGGGTCGCCAACCAGATCGTCGAACTCGAAGGGGGGGTCACGAATCAGTATTCCGGCAACTATTCCCAGTTCGTGGAAAAGAAGGAACTGGAATATGAACGGCTCAAAATTGCGGCCGAGAAGTATAGTACGGAAAAGGACCGCCTGGAGAAGATGGCGGAGCAACAGCATGCCAAGCTATGGTACAAGTCCACCCATAAGGTCACACTCAAGCGCATAGACCGGATGGACAAAGTGGAACCTCCTCGGGAGGACCGAGACATCAAAATGAAGATCGACAGTGCCAGCCGGGGCGGGAGGGAGGCCATCAGGGCCAAGAACGTAACGGTGGAACTGGGCGGGAGGAAGATAATCGACTCGCTGGACCTGGACATAGAGGTGGGCGACAAGGTCGGCATAATCGGCCCCAACGGCTGTGGAAAGACAACATTGATCAGGGCCGTGATGGGAGAGATCGGCCATTCGGGTGAACTTTGGGTCGCTCCGGGGGCCAAGATAGGTTACTTTGCCCAAGGTCATGATCACCTCAACCCGGATATCAGCGCAGAGCAACAACTGCTGTTGGACCTCGGTCCGGACGAGAAGCTTAGAGCCAGGAGCCTGCTCGCCAGGCAGATGATAACCGGTTATGACGCCAACCGGCCGATCAGGACATTATCGGGAGGGGAGAGGGCAAAGGTGGCGTTGGCCTCCCTCATCGCGGAACGGCGGAACCTGCTGGTATTGGATGAGCCCACGAACTATCTGGACATCCCCTCCAAGAACGCGGTCGAATCGGCCTTGGCAGAATATTCTGGGACCATGGTGGTCGTGACCCATGACCGTTACTTCCTGGATGCGGTGTGCAATAAGATCTGCGAGATAAGGGACGGGAAGGCCAAGGTGTTCCCAGGAACTTATACAGAGATGAAGGGATCGAAGACCTTCCACGAGGTCGTGATGGAGGAGGCGGCATTCTACAAGGTCGTGTCATCTTTCACCGAATGGACCTCTAAAAGGACGTTCAAACCAGGGGACAAGGTATCGGTGGCACCGAGCGAGATGCCCCTATTCAAATGGGCCTTCGACAATGGTAAATTGAAGAAGATTCAGGGGTCGGAGAAGAAGAAAGTTCAGTTGTGA
- a CDS encoding PAS domain S-box protein has product MLVVDDEEGILEATKDYLDLNGTFRIDTATSAKEGLKLIAKKQYDVIVSDYQMDEMNGIEFLKVLRKAGDRVPFILFTGHSHREVAFEALNCGANFLVIKGGEEDETSLAELVMAVKAMTERRMEEIALKRSLERFKRIYGELPVGIEIFDKDGVLSDLNDAALVILGVSDPNQMKGLNIFRDLELSDEAKRRIRRGESVIHTSTIDLDLLKRAHGVQSDRSGMVYVERMITPLAGVGASNDGFFMQIREITEKMHEEAQLRYQAYLMQSVRDAIIATDSDHVINSWNAAAERLYGWKSDEVLGKSAKDILRTHSAAESSEETFRRLESNSSMVGEVRQIRKDGVEIDMEMTAIALKNRNDRVTGYVGVFRDIAERIKSRNDRERSFSLLKATLESTADGILVIDNEGRMTAHNDKYLEMWGIQSEGLAEAKERDMLGILVRQVRDPIGFTSVIDHLKQQNNHISHDDVELLDGRIFERYSRPQKLGENVVGRVWSFRDVTKRRRAEERLRDSEEMLRSILNYSPDAINLIDMDGTIVECNPKAIELTGLTRKDEIIGHNILEAISPDERECMMENIKELIAAGNTNRLEYTLVKSNGEPYFAEVTSWAVKDKMGDPALLVSMTKDITDRKMAEEELKKSQDRLLAAQRIAHFGYWEYDMETNKLYLSDEVYEILGYQPQCFEATLSKFIQHVHPEERELVKNVFEESARAISDVESEFRALKADGTEIWLYDRSKPVLGSYGKPKMLIGTLADITERKRIESNIQLSNRKLNLLGAVTRHDVLNMLTVLMGNIELASTIVTDEKTKKYLNRSKDAALVIQKQMEYTRSYEKLGSKGSDWINVSKVLRFNMPHLNLNGTRVKIETGGLELYADNMLDKALSNLMENSVRHGLKVKNITIRYQEDGCDLKLYVEDDGVGIAEEEKEMIFRRGYGKHIGLGLNLTREILGITGMTIRETGRPGEGACFEISVPNGKFRFRVSEMAEASTELMERSSGVSGSEHNA; this is encoded by the coding sequence GTGCTGGTCGTAGATGATGAAGAGGGCATTCTCGAGGCGACCAAAGATTACCTTGACCTGAATGGCACTTTCAGGATCGACACAGCGACTTCGGCCAAAGAGGGGCTGAAGCTCATCGCCAAGAAACAATATGACGTCATTGTCTCCGATTATCAGATGGATGAAATGAACGGCATAGAGTTCCTCAAGGTCCTGAGGAAGGCGGGGGACCGGGTGCCATTCATATTGTTCACCGGGCATAGCCATAGGGAGGTCGCGTTCGAAGCGCTCAACTGCGGGGCCAACTTCCTCGTGATCAAGGGCGGGGAGGAGGACGAGACCAGCTTGGCCGAGCTGGTCATGGCAGTCAAAGCGATGACAGAACGTCGCATGGAAGAGATCGCCCTCAAGCGCAGCCTGGAGCGCTTCAAGCGCATCTACGGCGAACTGCCAGTGGGCATCGAGATCTTCGATAAGGATGGAGTGCTTTCGGACCTGAACGATGCTGCGCTGGTGATCTTAGGCGTATCGGACCCGAACCAAATGAAGGGACTGAACATATTCCGGGACCTGGAGCTCTCTGATGAGGCGAAACGCCGGATCAGACGTGGAGAGTCGGTCATTCACACCTCGACCATCGATCTGGACCTATTGAAGAGGGCCCATGGGGTACAATCTGACCGTTCTGGAATGGTGTACGTGGAACGCATGATAACGCCATTGGCAGGTGTTGGGGCCTCGAACGACGGGTTCTTCATGCAGATCCGGGAGATCACCGAGAAGATGCACGAGGAGGCCCAATTGCGGTATCAGGCCTACCTCATGCAGAGCGTGCGGGATGCCATCATCGCCACCGACAGCGACCACGTCATTAACTCATGGAACGCGGCGGCAGAGCGCCTGTATGGATGGAAATCCGATGAAGTTCTGGGCAAGAGCGCAAAGGATATCCTGCGCACCCATAGCGCTGCTGAATCTTCTGAGGAAACGTTCAGAAGGCTGGAGTCCAACAGCAGCATGGTCGGTGAAGTGAGACAGATACGCAAGGATGGCGTGGAGATCGATATGGAAATGACGGCGATCGCCCTCAAGAACCGAAATGACCGAGTTACCGGTTATGTCGGAGTGTTCAGGGACATCGCCGAGAGGATCAAATCACGCAATGACCGGGAGCGGTCGTTCTCATTGCTCAAGGCCACATTGGAATCGACCGCCGATGGGATCCTGGTGATCGACAATGAAGGAAGGATGACCGCCCACAACGACAAGTACCTGGAGATGTGGGGCATCCAATCCGAGGGGTTGGCTGAGGCCAAGGAAAGGGATATGCTTGGCATTCTGGTGAGACAGGTGCGGGACCCGATAGGCTTCACCTCGGTGATCGATCATCTGAAGCAACAGAACAATCATATCAGCCATGACGACGTCGAATTGCTCGATGGTCGCATCTTTGAACGATATTCCAGACCGCAGAAATTGGGCGAAAATGTTGTCGGAAGGGTCTGGAGCTTTCGTGACGTCACCAAGAGAAGACGGGCAGAGGAGAGACTGAGGGATTCAGAAGAGATGCTCCGTTCGATTTTGAACTACTCACCGGATGCCATCAACCTCATCGATATGGATGGGACGATAGTCGAATGCAACCCGAAGGCGATCGAGCTGACCGGCCTGACCCGCAAGGACGAGATCATCGGCCATAACATCCTCGAGGCCATCTCGCCGGACGAACGGGAATGCATGATGGAGAACATCAAGGAGCTCATAGCCGCGGGCAACACAAATCGTCTAGAGTATACCTTGGTGAAATCCAACGGAGAGCCCTATTTCGCTGAAGTAACCTCGTGGGCGGTCAAGGACAAGATGGGAGACCCTGCTCTTCTGGTCTCGATGACCAAGGACATAACCGACCGGAAGATGGCGGAGGAAGAACTGAAGAAGAGCCAAGATAGGCTTCTTGCTGCCCAACGCATCGCCCACTTTGGATATTGGGAATATGACATGGAAACCAATAAGCTGTACCTGTCCGACGAGGTCTACGAGATCCTCGGATATCAACCTCAATGCTTTGAGGCCACACTCTCCAAGTTCATCCAACATGTCCATCCTGAGGAAAGGGAGTTGGTGAAGAATGTCTTCGAGGAATCGGCCAGGGCGATCAGCGATGTCGAATCCGAGTTCCGCGCGTTGAAGGCGGATGGCACTGAGATATGGTTATATGACCGGTCGAAGCCGGTCCTGGGCTCCTATGGGAAGCCCAAGATGCTCATCGGGACTCTGGCCGATATCACCGAGCGCAAGCGCATCGAATCTAATATCCAGCTGTCGAACCGGAAGCTTAACCTTCTGGGAGCGGTCACCCGTCATGACGTCCTGAACATGCTTACAGTGCTCATGGGCAACATCGAACTGGCATCCACCATAGTTACGGACGAGAAGACCAAGAAGTACCTCAATCGCTCGAAGGATGCGGCCTTGGTGATACAGAAACAGATGGAATACACCCGTTCATACGAAAAACTAGGTTCGAAAGGGTCCGATTGGATCAACGTCAGCAAGGTCCTGAGGTTCAACATGCCCCACCTGAACCTGAACGGTACGAGGGTGAAGATAGAAACCGGAGGCCTGGAACTCTACGCGGATAACATGCTCGACAAGGCGCTGAGCAACCTCATGGAAAATTCGGTGAGGCATGGGTTGAAGGTCAAGAACATCACCATCCGATACCAGGAGGACGGCTGCGACCTGAAACTCTACGTCGAGGATGACGGGGTAGGCATCGCTGAAGAAGAGAAGGAGATGATATTCCGGCGCGGTTATGGGAAGCATATCGGTCTCGGCCTGAACCTGACCCGAGAGATCCTGGGAATAACCGGTATGACCATCCGGGAAACCGGAAGGCCGGGAGAAGGGGCTTGCTTTGAGATCAGCGTCCCGAATGGCAAGTTCCGCTTCCGGGTGTCCGAAATGGCCGAGGCGTCCACCGAGCTTATGGAAAGGTCCAGTGGGGTGTCCGGCTCCGAACATAACGCCTAA
- a CDS encoding EF-Tu/IF-2/RF-3 family GTPase: MGNLNVAMIGPIDYAKDLAKKGTSTDITLYDIKKDQDTVTLIEPTKYPERINSLFYSVSMANLALVVVDEINAQLGECILMLDCAGIEQGFFILRNYLTADKIAPFIKGTRLEKYRYIENNPVEIREMLLDMAAKMQPDAAPSKVGVIPIDHHFNVKGVGTVILGYVASGGIKKHETLKVLPTAKSALVRSIQKHDDDFDVAYRGDRVGLALKGVEADELDRGYVLTNDEAIKVETTLKVKADLVKYWPSSIKEGTVLHVCHWMQFLPARVVGVDNGNDWKKPVLTLSLEKGLIHPPGARVVLTQLEGGKLRIAGTAALP; the protein is encoded by the coding sequence ATGGGAAATCTCAATGTCGCTATGATCGGGCCGATAGATTACGCCAAGGACCTGGCCAAGAAGGGGACTTCCACCGATATCACTCTTTATGACATAAAGAAGGACCAGGACACGGTCACTCTGATCGAACCGACGAAATATCCGGAGAGGATCAACTCCCTTTTCTATTCCGTTTCGATGGCCAACCTGGCGCTGGTCGTGGTAGACGAGATAAACGCTCAACTGGGTGAATGCATCCTCATGCTTGATTGTGCCGGGATCGAACAAGGTTTCTTCATTCTGCGTAACTACCTTACCGCCGACAAGATCGCGCCTTTCATCAAGGGGACCAGGCTGGAGAAGTACCGGTACATCGAGAACAACCCGGTGGAGATCAGGGAGATGCTGCTCGACATGGCGGCCAAGATGCAGCCTGATGCTGCTCCTAGCAAGGTCGGGGTCATCCCGATCGATCACCACTTCAATGTCAAAGGGGTCGGAACGGTCATCCTCGGTTACGTCGCCAGCGGCGGGATCAAGAAGCATGAGACGCTCAAGGTCCTCCCGACTGCCAAGTCGGCACTGGTGCGATCGATCCAGAAGCATGACGACGATTTTGATGTGGCCTACCGGGGCGATCGGGTGGGCCTTGCCCTGAAAGGGGTCGAGGCAGATGAGCTGGACAGGGGCTACGTCCTTACCAATGATGAGGCCATCAAGGTTGAGACAACGTTGAAGGTGAAGGCTGACCTGGTCAAGTACTGGCCATCGTCCATCAAGGAAGGCACGGTCCTCCATGTTTGCCATTGGATGCAGTTCCTGCCGGCCCGGGTGGTAGGTGTGGACAATGGGAATGATTGGAAGAAACCGGTGTTGACGCTTTCATTGGAAAAGGGCCTGATCCATCCGCCTGGTGCCAGGGTGGTGCTAACCCAGCTTGAGGGCGGGAAATTGCGGATCGCCGGGACGGCCGCGTTGCCTTAG
- the pap gene encoding polyphosphate:AMP phosphotransferase, whose translation MEEVDLGKKLDDKEFSKQMERLTPEIGEMQRLARYAKKPIVVVFEGWDTNCMSKVINDYIRCLDPRGFDLYPIGNPTEEESARPFMWRFFIKTPEKGRIAIFDRSWYSRTLEERVPEKKEDKVPPRALEEINDFERQLAADHCTMIKFFLQMSKKEHHKRLEKAEKGNGRRCLLVQDGLVHHKEYEKYLPMVEDVLERTDRPNASWTIIEAEDDNYALVRVIEASIATIKATLEKKNGNGWAPMPDETRYPFGTTTLKNLDLSVSIDPTEYKEQLNKMQQKLGDLQCRIFKQKIPLIIALEGWDAAGKGGDILRLTDNLDPRGYRVVPISAPNDLELSHHYLWRFYSKFPEAGHVAIFDRTWYGRVLVERVENITQPSDWRRAYTEINETEEMLADGGSVLVKMWLQIDKVTQLKRFQERESDEMKKWKITPDDWRNREKWDQYELAVEEMLMRTSTRKAPWTVVESNDKYYSRIKVLRTVIEAVEKRLD comes from the coding sequence TTGGAAGAGGTCGATCTGGGCAAGAAGCTGGATGACAAGGAGTTCTCCAAGCAGATGGAAAGGCTTACTCCAGAGATCGGCGAGATGCAACGCTTGGCCCGGTATGCCAAGAAACCGATCGTGGTGGTCTTCGAGGGTTGGGATACGAATTGCATGAGCAAGGTCATCAACGATTATATCAGATGTCTGGACCCTCGCGGTTTTGACCTGTATCCGATCGGTAACCCCACTGAGGAAGAGTCGGCAAGGCCTTTCATGTGGCGTTTTTTTATCAAGACCCCAGAGAAGGGCAGGATTGCCATCTTCGACCGGTCATGGTATTCGAGGACGCTCGAGGAGAGGGTTCCAGAAAAGAAGGAAGATAAGGTCCCCCCCAGGGCGCTGGAGGAGATCAATGATTTCGAGCGCCAGCTTGCGGCCGATCACTGCACCATGATCAAGTTCTTCCTTCAGATGAGCAAGAAGGAACACCATAAACGTCTAGAAAAGGCAGAGAAAGGGAACGGCAGGCGCTGCCTGTTGGTCCAGGATGGATTGGTCCATCACAAGGAATATGAGAAGTATCTACCTATGGTAGAGGATGTCCTGGAAAGGACGGACAGGCCGAACGCATCTTGGACGATAATTGAGGCAGAGGATGACAACTATGCCCTGGTGAGGGTCATCGAGGCGAGTATAGCCACGATCAAGGCCACCCTCGAAAAGAAGAATGGAAACGGTTGGGCGCCTATGCCGGATGAGACCAGATATCCATTTGGAACGACCACTCTGAAGAACCTTGACCTTTCCGTCTCGATCGATCCTACCGAGTACAAGGAACAGCTGAACAAGATGCAGCAAAAGCTGGGAGATCTCCAATGCCGGATCTTCAAGCAGAAGATACCTTTGATCATTGCGCTGGAAGGATGGGATGCGGCCGGAAAGGGGGGCGACATCCTGAGACTCACGGACAACCTTGATCCGAGAGGATACCGAGTGGTGCCCATCTCCGCCCCGAACGACCTCGAGCTCAGCCATCATTACCTGTGGCGCTTCTATTCCAAATTTCCCGAGGCCGGGCATGTGGCCATATTTGACCGGACCTGGTATGGACGGGTGCTCGTGGAAAGGGTGGAGAACATCACTCAGCCTTCGGACTGGAGGCGGGCCTATACGGAGATAAACGAAACCGAGGAGATGTTGGCCGATGGCGGTTCCGTGCTGGTGAAGATGTGGCTGCAGATTGACAAGGTAACTCAACTTAAGCGCTTCCAGGAGCGCGAGTCCGATGAGATGAAGAAATGGAAGATCACCCCGGACGATTGGAGGAACAGGGAGAAGTGGGACCAATACGAGCTCGCGGTGGAAGAGATGCTGATGAGGACCTCGACCAGGAAAGCCCCGTGGACGGTCGTAGAATCGAACGACAAATATTATTCAAGGATCAAAGTCCTCCGGACGGTCATCGAGGCGGTCGAGAAGAGACTGGACTAA
- a CDS encoding MFS transporter: protein MGTIVGFHRGEDKRNQAVHDMKAFKLVVLLGLISLFIDMTGDGYYSVVGPYLGTLGASAAIIAVIVGIAGLVAYTPRLASGWYCDHTGHYWNIMIVGLIINFLAVPVLALAGHWELAFGVIIFDRMGKALRSPARDAIISHAAKGMGGAGRAFGLHEAMSDIGSMVGPIIVAVMLQANYGYSAAIGVLTVPALLAVIIVFLTMRWYPHPIELETPCPVANQDRQVKAKLPALFWIYMLAVGLVAAAFIDFPLISFHMSNEDHLQMFWIPVLFAVAMGLDAISALVFGHFFDRIGMTAIAVVFAIAAFFVPLVFGTDPMFMVIGIALWGVGQGAIGSILRAGVSELVPQNRRGLGYGIYATIFGVLWFLGSAATGILYVISVPLMIATSVMVQFVAVFIFIYIQRELRKHPDLKCIA from the coding sequence ATGGGTACAATAGTTGGGTTCCACCGTGGGGAGGACAAAAGGAACCAGGCCGTTCATGACATGAAAGCCTTCAAGCTGGTCGTGTTGTTGGGCCTCATCTCGCTCTTCATAGACATGACCGGGGATGGGTACTATAGTGTGGTAGGCCCATATCTTGGAACGTTGGGCGCCAGCGCCGCGATCATCGCGGTCATCGTGGGGATCGCCGGATTGGTGGCATATACCCCGCGACTGGCCTCCGGTTGGTACTGCGACCACACTGGCCACTATTGGAACATAATGATCGTGGGCCTGATCATCAACTTCCTTGCCGTACCGGTGCTGGCGTTGGCAGGGCACTGGGAACTGGCGTTCGGGGTCATCATCTTCGACCGGATGGGAAAGGCCCTCAGGTCCCCGGCGAGGGATGCCATCATATCCCATGCGGCAAAAGGGATGGGAGGTGCGGGACGGGCTTTCGGACTTCACGAGGCGATGAGCGACATCGGTTCCATGGTCGGTCCGATAATCGTTGCGGTCATGCTCCAGGCCAACTATGGCTACTCAGCAGCCATCGGTGTCCTGACGGTACCCGCCCTGTTGGCCGTGATAATCGTTTTCCTGACCATGCGATGGTATCCGCACCCCATCGAGCTGGAAACCCCCTGTCCGGTCGCGAACCAGGATAGGCAGGTGAAAGCAAAGCTTCCGGCCCTGTTCTGGATCTACATGTTGGCGGTAGGGTTGGTGGCCGCCGCTTTCATCGATTTCCCTTTGATATCCTTCCATATGAGCAACGAGGACCACCTGCAGATGTTCTGGATCCCGGTGCTTTTCGCCGTCGCGATGGGATTGGACGCCATAAGTGCGCTCGTCTTTGGCCATTTCTTCGACCGCATCGGAATGACCGCGATCGCGGTCGTTTTTGCGATCGCAGCATTCTTTGTCCCGCTCGTCTTTGGCACGGATCCGATGTTCATGGTGATCGGGATCGCCCTTTGGGGAGTTGGACAGGGTGCGATCGGGTCGATCCTGAGAGCGGGGGTCTCTGAACTCGTTCCCCAGAACAGAAGGGGATTGGGCTACGGCATATATGCCACCATCTTCGGAGTGTTGTGGTTCCTGGGCAGCGCCGCGACCGGCATCCTATATGTGATCAGCGTTCCGCTCATGATCGCGACCTCTGTGATGGTACAGTTCGTGGCCGTTTTCATCTTCATCTATATCCAGAGGGAGCTGCGGAAACATCCTGATCTCAAGTGCATTGCCTAA